A region of the Lentisphaerota bacterium genome:
CGCCTCGACGCGCGCCGTTTTTCTCTGTGTTTCTTCGGGTGTCATAAGTGTCCTCCATTAGAGGACACGTATTTAACCAAAAAAAAACACCCCCTGCAACAGGAAAATCAATATTTCGCTCAAAACCTGCCTCTTCCACTTCAACTAAAAAAAATCACACCCGATGACGGGTTCTTGACACCTCCCCCTTTTTATGGCATCCTGCGCCCCATGACACTATGCGCTGTGAGATGACCGTGCTGCTTCAGACGGTCTCTGGCTTTTCTTTCTTTGTGTGGCGTGGGGCCATCTGGAACGCGCTTCGTTATTACGTTGCCAGCCGCAGCGTGGAGACGCTCTCAGATGGATCAGGTAAACGGCGAACGCGACATTGTCATCCGCGCGGTGAATGTGAAGCGGCATTATGGTCAGGGCGAAAGCATGACCCGGGCGCTCGATGGTGTCACGCTCAATGTGTACCGCAGGGAGTACTTGTCCATCATGGGGCCGTCGGGGTCCGGGAAATCCACGCTGTTCAACATGATCGGCGGCATCGACAAACCCACCGAGGGTATGGTCTTTATCGACGAGATCGACGTTGCCCGGCTCGATGCCTTCGAACTGGCATGGATGCGCTGCAACAAGATCGGCTACATCTTTCAGTCCTATAATATCCTTCCGACCCTGACGGCGCTGGAAAACATTACGCTCCCGATGCGCTTTGCGGGGTTGGCGCCGGATGAAGCGCGGGAAAAGGGCGCCGAGATTCTCCGTGCCGTGGGTCTCGGCGACCGCATTTTTCACAGGCCTTACGAACTGTCCGGCGGGCAGCAGCAGCGCGTGGCGGTGGCGCGCGCCATGGCGAACGATCCGGTGATCATCCTGGCGGACGAACCGACCGCCAACCTCGATGTGGATACGGGAGAAGAGATCATCGAGCTGCTCCGCGAGCTGAAAGCCACCCGCGGCCTGACGGTGATTTCGGCCACGCACGATATGAAAATGCTGGATGTGTCGGACCGGATACTCTGGATCCGTGACGGCAAGGTTCAGCGGGTTGAATCGCGCAAGAACCTCGACATTCAAGTCGGCGGCGTGGCGCGCGGACACCAGCGAAAGGATCTGGCGATACCGTGACGACCGAAACCGACATTCCGAGACAGCCGGCGCTGGCGTGGGGGATCATCTTTCACGTCAGCCTGGCCGGCATGCGGCGTCGGATGATGCGTTCGTTGGTGACGGTGAGTTGTGTCGTTCTGGCCCTTGCGTTTCTGTCGTACATGCTGGTCCTGGCGGATATTACGCAGGCTCTGGTGGAGCTGAACGACAATCTTCTCAACGTTTTGCTTCAGAATCGCGGGGTGGATATCTTTGCGGCAAGCCAGATGGGGCCGATGACTATCCTGCTGATCAGCCTGGCCCTGCTGACGTGCACGGTCGGGATCGTGAATTCCATGCTGATGTCGGTGACTGAGCGGGTCCGGGAGATCGGCACGCTCAAATGTCTCGGGGCGCGGGATGCGTTTGTCGTGCAGACCTACCTCGTGGAATCGTCGTTGCAGGGATTCTGTGGCGCCGTGCTGGGCGTCGTGCTGGGTTGTATCGTCGCGATGGCGGTGTCTGCGTGGACCTATCCCGGATTTTTGCTCCGGTGTTTTCCGGCCAGAGCTGTGGCGGTGTCCATTATGATTTCGCTGGTCTGCGGATTTTGCATTGCGGTGGTTGCGTCCATCTGGCCCGCGTGGGCGGCGGCTCGTAAACGTCCGGTCGAAGCCTTGCGGGTGGAGGAGTAATGGGCGACACACTGATAGCCATTCGGGGCGTCACAAAGACTTATCCGCGCGGCGACCAGGTGGTGCACGCGCTGCGCGGGGTGAACCTGGACATCGAGACGGGGCAGTACATCTCCATCATGGGACCGTCTGGATCGGGAAAATCAACCCTGTTTAACATGATCGGCGGGCTGGACATGCCCACAGAGGGCGAGGTGCGCGTGGACGGTTGCCGGCTCGCGGCCCTGGATTCCGATCAGTTGGCCTGGTTTCGCTGCCACAAGATCGGGTTCATTTTCCAGTCATTCAACCTCGTGAACACCATGACGGCGCAGGAGAACGTGGCCATCGCACGGACCTTTGCCGGCGTGTCGTATGCCGAGGCGATGGCCGACGCCGCCCAGGTGCTCACACGCGTCGGACTGGAGCATCGCCTGACCCACCTGCCGTCTCAGGTATCCGGCGGCCAGCAGCAGCGGATTGCCATTGCCCGCGCGCTGGTGAACCGGCCGATGATCATCCTCGCGGACGAGCCCACGGGGAATCTCGACCTGAAAACAGGGCAGGACATTATTGATTTGTTATACGAGATGAAGACCGTGTTCGGCATCACGGTTGTGACGGCCACGCACGACATGAAGATGATATCCGCCTCCGACCGGCTCGTAAAGCTGCGCAGCGGGGCGGTTGAGGAAATGATGACGCGCGCGGAAATGAACGTATCGATCGGGACCATCGACGGGGAATCGGTGGCGTAGTGCGCGACGGAAAGGAGACGCTGTACCATGTCGCTTTTCTGGAAACGGGAACGGCCCAACGTCGACCGGCGGCAGGCGCTGGCCAGCGTTCCGGCGTTGAACGAGCACGTCTGCGTGGAGACGTTGCCGGACGGACGCATGTTCCTTCGTGCCCGGTTGCAGCGGGGCGGGGGCGGGTTTCTGGACCGGTTTCGCCCGCGCGTGGACGAGCGCCGGTACGAGCTGGATGCGTTCGGGGCCGCCGTGGTTCGGCGCATTGACCGGAAGTGCCGGGTGCTCGACATCATCGAAGGATTTCATCAGGAGTTTCGCATGAGCCGGCGCGAGTCGGAGATGGGGGTCGTGGCGTTCCTCAAGATACTGATGCAACGGAGACTGATCACGGTCAGGATAAGCGAATGAATTTCTGGAACCACGCACACTGGGCGGGGGACTCACAGCGGCAGAGCAGCCGGCGGATCGTCCTGTCGGTTGCGGTGCTGCTGGCGGCGGCCGCGCAGCCTGCAGCCGGGTTGGACGATCCGAAGGCGCCTGCGCTCGCGGCGTTGATTCGATCGGTTGAGTCACGCGCTCCGGGCATGCCGGGGAACCTCCTAATCGAGGCGGCTGTCGCGGACCGTTTTGCCAGCGCGGGGCACACGCACGGCGCGATTCGCTTCCAGGCACCCGTCTTCGTGCCGGGGGCGATGTCGGTTCGGCTTCCGGATGGGATCGAGCACCGCCTGTTCCCGATGCATCCCACGCTGATGCGGCCTGGGAATTTTGATGAAACCGCGTTCGATGCCCCCCTCGTCTACCTCGGAAAAGGGACGCGCGCCGACCTCTCCCGTGTCACGGGCGTGAATCTGACCGGGGCCATCGCGGTGATGGAATTCGATGGCGGCGATGCGTGGCAGGGGCTGCTTCGCTTTGGCCTGCGGGGCTTCATCTTCCTGGCCGCCGACACTTACCGGCCTATCGACGCCTACGGGAAGGTGTACCACTCCGAGGTATCGGTTCCGCGCTTCTTTGCCGCCGAGCCTGCGGCTGCAGCGCTCCGAAAGGCCTGTCAAGGCGCGGTCGAGCCGCCCACGGTCGAGGTCCGGGCCGAACCGTCCGGTTGGCGAACGGAAACGTTGAGGAACCCGTGGGTCCTGATTCCCGGGAGCGACGACGAGTTGAGCCGGGATGTGGTCGTTGTGACCGCACCCATAGACGCGAACGCGATCGTGCCCGGCCTGGCGGCCGACGTTGCCGCAGGCGTGAACCTGGAACTGCTCGACACCCTGTTCGCCAACCTGACCGAGACGCCGCCAAAACGGTCGGTGCTCTTGGTGGCGGTTAACGCCCATACCCAGTACTACCTGGGCGAACGCATGCTGGCTTGGCACCTCCTGAAGCCGGCCGGCGACGTGGCGCAGATTCGCGATGCGCTGTCCCGGACCCTGCGGGAAGATCGCCTCCTCTCGGAAAGCTATGCCGGGCTCCGCTTCGAGCCGACGGACCTGACCCTGGAAGAGGCCAATGCCGCCGTGGACATCCTCTGGGAGATGCCTCCGAATGACCCGAGTGTCGCCGTCTCGGAAGCGGTTCCGCTCGACGCGGCGGCCGCGCGCGCCGCACTGGACCGGACCCTGCAGGGAGCGCGTGAAGCACAGGCGAGTTTCCGCGCCCGCATGACCACAGACAAGGCCGTGGTGGCCGGGTTGGCGGCCGAGATCGCGTATCTCGACGCCATGCGCGACTGGGACAATGAACGGATCCTCGGACTGCTGACCCGCGCCCTCCCGGTCTTCCACGACGAGCAGATTCTGGAGTCCTGGCGCGCGAAGCTCGACACCTCCACCGGTGTGCGGATCGCGATCAAGGTCAGGCTTCAGGACAAGGTCAAACGCGAACTCAATCGGGTGAAGGTGGACATTATGGAGTTGTCGCGCGCGGCCGAGAAGGCCGGAATAGACCGCGCGGGATTCGATGCGTCCATGGCGCAACGGCGCGAAGAGCGAGAACACCTGAAACGTGTTCTGACGCTTTTCAACAAAGTCGACGTGGGCATCGGAAGCAGCCGGACCCGGTATCGGCACATCGCAACGCAGCCCCGTCAGCGCGAGCTACTGGCCACCTTCCGAGATGAACTTCTCGTTCTGATGCGCCGGGACGCAACCGAACGCGCACGGATGCTCGATCTGGATACGGGCAACGACACGCTTCGCACGGCGATGGATACGCGGCGGCCGGTTCTGATTCTGTCGTTGGGATTGGAAGGCCCGGCGGGGCCTGCGGGACTGTGTTCGCTCAGCTCCGTTGCGGCGCCGGACTGGCTGCGGGGGTTGGGAACACTGGCGGCTGATGTCGCGGCCGCACACCCGGCGCCGGCCGGGGCCGCATCGCCCTTTGTGGATGCGCTGTCGGGGACCGGCGGTCTCCTGCAGAATCATTTTTTTCCGGAATCCAGCGTTTCACCCGCCGTCGTATTTCACGTGGCGGGACGGATACCGGCCGTGGTGCTGAAACGCGTCTTTCGCCAGCCGGTGCAGGCGTTTATTCCCCAGCAGGGTTCCGCCGAGACGCCGGACGACGCAACAGCGGGAGCCGCAGACTGGTTCAGCGGCTTTCTGGGAGCCCTTATCAATCACCCCGCGCTCACCAAGCCAGAGGTCTGTCCGCCGTATCAGGGAAAGTGGAGACCCTTCTGGAGCTGCGTGGTTCGAACGTATGAAATGGATGCGTTCTCATCGAAACCGACGCCCAGCCTGCCGGTCCCCGAGGCGCTGGTCATAGCCTATCCAGAGCTGGCGAGCGGCGCGATTGTGGACGGCGACGTGACCGGCGCGGCCATGACACGCACGGATGCATCGGGACAAGCCATCCTGTACGGGTTATCGGACGCCAAGTTGCTACCCATCGCGTATCAGCTTGCCGAGGACAATCGGACCGTGCTTTCGACCATTGATGCGGGCCAGATCCAAGAATCCAAGCAAATGAGCAGCCAGCTCTTCCAGGGGTTGAGCCGAACATTGCCGATGTTTTCATGCCGGGAGTATGTGCTTTATGATCGCTGGGATCCTTCGCTCGTCGGCAGCGCGCCCATCACCGTTCAGGCCGTCTGGCCGATCAGCGCGGCATCGGGAGCCAACCCGCGCAAGTATGGAACGCACGGCTTGGCCAGTCTGTCGCCTGCGGGTTCCCATGTTTCCTATGGTCCTGCGGGAATCTACTTGGAACGCAAGCGCGAGAAGTTCGTGCAGGATGCCCTGGTGCTGCTGACCAGCCACAGGCGCTTCGCCGTGAACCCGACGGCGGCAGATCCGAATGGCGAGGGTTATGCCGACGGCGACGCGCTGGGACCCGATTTCTTTGCGCGGGTGGCGGCGGATATGGACGCCGTATCCCGGTACCGACTGGGTCTTATGAAGGGTGTGATCAATGAACTCGTGATGGAGTTTGTCGATGCTGGCAGCGGGCACCTCGACGACATGACGAATGCGGCGGCGGTGTTCGACCACAATCGCCAGGTGCGCGCGACCGCATTGGCTCTCGGCAACGAAGTGAAAGCCTATGAACAGATCCGGGGCATGAACGCGGACATGCTGAAGGCTGTCATCGTGTACATGGCGCTCATGCTGCCGTTTTGCTATTTTCTCCAGCGCCTCCTCTTCACATTCAAACGGACCGAGCACGAAATTCTCGCATTTCTGTTCCTCTTCCTCATGACCTATGTGGGCTTCCGATTCATTCACCCGGCTTTCTCAATCGCGCTCAGCGCTGAAGCGATCTTCATCGCTTTCCTGCTGGGGGCCATCGGGTGTTTTGTAACGTGGATACTCCATGCCCGTTTTTCGGAGGAGATGGATCTGCTGTTCCGGGGCACGACGGGTCTCGGCGGCCGGGGGGCGGGCTCGGGGTTCGTGGGGCAGACGGCAATGCTGATCGGTGTGAACAACATGAAGCGGCGTCGCGTCCGGACCACGTTGACGACCGCGACGGTGGTGCTCGTGGTGTTCACCATGCTCGCATTTTCGAGTGTGTCACACAAGGTCAAGCCCACGCTGATCCACAGCAGTGACACAGCACCGTACACCGGCTTGTTCTACACGTGGCCCGGTTTGCTGGGCATGGACGAGGCCACGGTGCGCGCCATCGAGGCGCTATACGGCGACGCTGCCGAGTTGCTGGTGCGCCGCGTGCTGTTCGCCCCGACAACCTGGCGGATCGCGTCGGCCGATGAGCCAGGCCGGTTCGCTCACGTCGATACGGCCCTGAGCCTGGCGGTCGCGGAACCGCGATTCGTCGGGGCCATGCCGGTCCTGCACGGTCGTCCCTTCTCCTCGGACAGCGCCATGGAAATTGCGGTGCCGGCGACGCTGGCCGAAGCGCTGAACCTGCACGCTGGCGACATTGGAACCGCGCGCCTGCGCCTGTTGGGTTATGACCTCACCCTGACCAGTATTCTTGACGATGATCGGTGCCGCCGCATGCGGGATTTAGACCCGGATACCGTGCTGTTGCCACGGCGTGAATCCCCGACTGCCGCCGCCAATGCTGCATCCCTCGCTGGAATGGAGGGGGGTGATGCCCAGGACCTGTCCAAGGTTGTGTACGTGCCACCGGAGCTAGCGAAGGCCCTGGGCGCAAAGCCTTTCTCGGTGTCGGTCCGCCTCGGCGGAGAAGACGCAGACCTCGGCCCCGGTGAGTTGTGGCAGGCCGCCGACATGTTTCTTCGGATGGCCACGCCGCGGTTCTTTCTCGGCAGCGTGCAGGGGTTCCAGGTGGGGGAGCAGGCGAAACGCACAACAGACGCCGGCGTCTATTTTGTCAGCGGTTCCTACAGGACCTCCATCGGCGGTCTCTCCAAGCTCGTGATTCCGCTGCTCATCGCCGGCTTGATCCTTTTCAACACCATGCTCGGCACGGTATACGAACGCAAAGGGGAAATCGCCATCTATAATGCCATCGGCCTCAACCCGCACCATATCTTCATCTTCTTCCTGGCCGAAGCGCTGGTCTATGGCGTAATCGGAGCCATCGGCGGGTATCTGGTCGGTCAGGTGCTGACGCTGGCGGCGCAGTCCATGGACCTCGTAAAAGGGTTGAATGTCAACTTTTCATCGCTGATGGTCGTCTGGGCCATTCTTTTCACCGTGGGGCTCGTTGTCGCCTCAACCCTGTATCCCGCGTTCGTCGCCACGCGTACGGCGGTGCCCTCGGGTGTGCGTCGCTGGTCCCTGCCCTCGCATGACGGCGAGAAGATGAGCGTGACCCTGCCGTTTATTTACCAGCCGGGTCTGGTTCCGGGGGTGTTGGCCTACCTCGACGAAGTATTATCCGCGTCTTCGGATGCGTCTCTGGGCGACCTGATCGTGACACCCCGCAGCCGGAGTCGTTCGGGCGGAAACGGACATCCGGAGTTCCAGATCGAATACGGGATGGCGCTCGCTCCGTTCGATCTTGGCGTGACACAGGGAACAGGGTTCCATGCCCACTT
Encoded here:
- a CDS encoding PqqD family protein; this encodes MSLFWKRERPNVDRRQALASVPALNEHVCVETLPDGRMFLRARLQRGGGGFLDRFRPRVDERRYELDAFGAAVVRRIDRKCRVLDIIEGFHQEFRMSRRESEMGVVAFLKILMQRRLITVRISE
- a CDS encoding ABC transporter ATP-binding protein, which produces MDQVNGERDIVIRAVNVKRHYGQGESMTRALDGVTLNVYRREYLSIMGPSGSGKSTLFNMIGGIDKPTEGMVFIDEIDVARLDAFELAWMRCNKIGYIFQSYNILPTLTALENITLPMRFAGLAPDEAREKGAEILRAVGLGDRIFHRPYELSGGQQQRVAVARAMANDPVIILADEPTANLDVDTGEEIIELLRELKATRGLTVISATHDMKMLDVSDRILWIRDGKVQRVESRKNLDIQVGGVARGHQRKDLAIP
- a CDS encoding FtsX-like permease family protein; the protein is MNFWNHAHWAGDSQRQSSRRIVLSVAVLLAAAAQPAAGLDDPKAPALAALIRSVESRAPGMPGNLLIEAAVADRFASAGHTHGAIRFQAPVFVPGAMSVRLPDGIEHRLFPMHPTLMRPGNFDETAFDAPLVYLGKGTRADLSRVTGVNLTGAIAVMEFDGGDAWQGLLRFGLRGFIFLAADTYRPIDAYGKVYHSEVSVPRFFAAEPAAAALRKACQGAVEPPTVEVRAEPSGWRTETLRNPWVLIPGSDDELSRDVVVVTAPIDANAIVPGLAADVAAGVNLELLDTLFANLTETPPKRSVLLVAVNAHTQYYLGERMLAWHLLKPAGDVAQIRDALSRTLREDRLLSESYAGLRFEPTDLTLEEANAAVDILWEMPPNDPSVAVSEAVPLDAAAARAALDRTLQGAREAQASFRARMTTDKAVVAGLAAEIAYLDAMRDWDNERILGLLTRALPVFHDEQILESWRAKLDTSTGVRIAIKVRLQDKVKRELNRVKVDIMELSRAAEKAGIDRAGFDASMAQRREEREHLKRVLTLFNKVDVGIGSSRTRYRHIATQPRQRELLATFRDELLVLMRRDATERARMLDLDTGNDTLRTAMDTRRPVLILSLGLEGPAGPAGLCSLSSVAAPDWLRGLGTLAADVAAAHPAPAGAASPFVDALSGTGGLLQNHFFPESSVSPAVVFHVAGRIPAVVLKRVFRQPVQAFIPQQGSAETPDDATAGAADWFSGFLGALINHPALTKPEVCPPYQGKWRPFWSCVVRTYEMDAFSSKPTPSLPVPEALVIAYPELASGAIVDGDVTGAAMTRTDASGQAILYGLSDAKLLPIAYQLAEDNRTVLSTIDAGQIQESKQMSSQLFQGLSRTLPMFSCREYVLYDRWDPSLVGSAPITVQAVWPISAASGANPRKYGTHGLASLSPAGSHVSYGPAGIYLERKREKFVQDALVLLTSHRRFAVNPTAADPNGEGYADGDALGPDFFARVAADMDAVSRYRLGLMKGVINELVMEFVDAGSGHLDDMTNAAAVFDHNRQVRATALALGNEVKAYEQIRGMNADMLKAVIVYMALMLPFCYFLQRLLFTFKRTEHEILAFLFLFLMTYVGFRFIHPAFSIALSAEAIFIAFLLGAIGCFVTWILHARFSEEMDLLFRGTTGLGGRGAGSGFVGQTAMLIGVNNMKRRRVRTTLTTATVVLVVFTMLAFSSVSHKVKPTLIHSSDTAPYTGLFYTWPGLLGMDEATVRAIEALYGDAAELLVRRVLFAPTTWRIASADEPGRFAHVDTALSLAVAEPRFVGAMPVLHGRPFSSDSAMEIAVPATLAEALNLHAGDIGTARLRLLGYDLTLTSILDDDRCRRMRDLDPDTVLLPRRESPTAAANAASLAGMEGGDAQDLSKVVYVPPELAKALGAKPFSVSVRLGGEDADLGPGELWQAADMFLRMATPRFFLGSVQGFQVGEQAKRTTDAGVYFVSGSYRTSIGGLSKLVIPLLIAGLILFNTMLGTVYERKGEIAIYNAIGLNPHHIFIFFLAEALVYGVIGAIGGYLVGQVLTLAAQSMDLVKGLNVNFSSLMVVWAILFTVGLVVASTLYPAFVATRTAVPSGVRRWSLPSHDGEKMSVTLPFIYQPGLVPGVLAYLDEVLSASSDASLGDLIVTPRSRSRSGGNGHPEFQIEYGMALAPFDLGVTQGTGFHAHFDSNVDSYVLDLQIRRESGQDASWATLNHPFLERIRGLLLRWRNLDPLRREQYVRQGESLFKG
- a CDS encoding ABC transporter permease, which produces MTTETDIPRQPALAWGIIFHVSLAGMRRRMMRSLVTVSCVVLALAFLSYMLVLADITQALVELNDNLLNVLLQNRGVDIFAASQMGPMTILLISLALLTCTVGIVNSMLMSVTERVREIGTLKCLGARDAFVVQTYLVESSLQGFCGAVLGVVLGCIVAMAVSAWTYPGFLLRCFPARAVAVSIMISLVCGFCIAVVASIWPAWAAARKRPVEALRVEE
- a CDS encoding ABC transporter ATP-binding protein; this encodes MGDTLIAIRGVTKTYPRGDQVVHALRGVNLDIETGQYISIMGPSGSGKSTLFNMIGGLDMPTEGEVRVDGCRLAALDSDQLAWFRCHKIGFIFQSFNLVNTMTAQENVAIARTFAGVSYAEAMADAAQVLTRVGLEHRLTHLPSQVSGGQQQRIAIARALVNRPMIILADEPTGNLDLKTGQDIIDLLYEMKTVFGITVVTATHDMKMISASDRLVKLRSGAVEEMMTRAEMNVSIGTIDGESVA